From the genome of Amycolatopsis sp. NBC_01488, one region includes:
- a CDS encoding antibiotic biosynthesis monooxygenase family protein, with amino-acid sequence MIARTWRGWAPAATADDYQRHYETEVAQHLQDVPGFQGARLLHRMDGDEVEFTSIVFFTGLDAVRGFAGEAYEDAVLEDDARRALSRWDDRVSHAEVAVSL; translated from the coding sequence ATGATCGCACGAACGTGGCGCGGCTGGGCGCCCGCCGCGACAGCCGACGACTACCAGCGGCACTACGAGACGGAAGTGGCGCAGCACCTCCAGGACGTACCCGGCTTTCAAGGCGCGCGGCTGCTGCACCGGATGGACGGCGACGAGGTCGAGTTCACCTCGATCGTGTTCTTCACCGGCCTCGACGCTGTACGCGGCTTCGCGGGCGAAGCGTACGAAGACGCCGTACTCGAGGATGACGCGCGCCGGGCGCTGAGCCGCTGGGACGACCGCGTGAGCCACGCCGAAGTCGCCGTCTCGCTCTGA
- a CDS encoding 3-hydroxyacyl-CoA dehydrogenase NAD-binding domain-containing protein, translating to MAESKTIRWEQDADGIVTLTLDDPNQSANTMNADFRESLGVTVDRLEAEKDSITGVVITSAKKTFFAGGDLNDLIQAKPENAVELTEGSTLMKGQMRRIEQLGKPVVAAINGAALGGGLEIALATHHRIAADAKGSQIGLPEVTLGLLPGGGGVVRTVRLLGIQSALLNVLLQGQRHRPRKALELGLVHEVVDAVEELVPAAKAWIKANPEGGVQPWDVKGYKIPGGTPSNPSFAANLPAFPANLRKQIKGANMPAPRAILAAAIEGAQVDFDTAILIETRYFIHLATGQVSKNMTKAFFFDLQTINSGGSRPDGFEKYTARKVGVLGAGMMGAAIAYVSAKAGIDVVLKDVSQEAAEKGKGYAEKLEQKALSRGKTTQEKSDALLAKITPTADPADFAGVDFVIEAVFESVELKHKVFGEIESVVNADAVLGSNTSTLPITTLAEGVQRTEDFIGIHFFSPVDKMPLVEIICGEKTSPATLAKVFDYTLQIKKTPIVVNDSRGFFTSRVIGTFINEAVAALGEGVEPASIEQAGSQAGYPAPPLQLMDELTLTLPRKIRKETREAIEAAGGTWKAHASEAVIDRMVEEFDRKGRSTGAGFYEYDSEGKRVGLWPGLRDAFKSGSTEVPFEDLKERMLFAEALETVKCFDEGVLTSVADANIGSIFGIGFPAWTGGVIQYINQYEGGLQGFVDRSRELAARYGDHFEPPASLVEKAAKGEIYE from the coding sequence ATGGCCGAGAGCAAGACCATCCGCTGGGAGCAGGACGCCGACGGCATCGTCACCCTGACCCTGGACGACCCGAACCAGTCGGCGAACACGATGAACGCCGACTTCCGCGAGTCGCTGGGCGTCACGGTCGACCGCCTGGAGGCCGAGAAGGACTCCATCACCGGCGTCGTCATCACGTCCGCCAAGAAGACGTTCTTCGCCGGTGGCGACCTGAACGACCTCATCCAGGCGAAGCCGGAGAACGCGGTCGAGCTGACCGAGGGCAGCACCCTGATGAAGGGGCAGATGCGCCGCATCGAGCAGCTCGGCAAGCCGGTCGTCGCGGCGATCAACGGCGCCGCGCTCGGCGGTGGCCTGGAGATCGCGCTGGCGACGCACCACCGCATCGCCGCCGACGCCAAGGGCAGCCAGATCGGCCTGCCCGAGGTGACGCTGGGCCTGCTGCCCGGCGGCGGTGGCGTTGTGCGCACTGTCCGATTGCTGGGTATCCAGAGCGCGCTGCTGAACGTCCTGCTGCAGGGGCAGCGCCACCGCCCGCGCAAGGCGCTGGAGCTGGGCCTGGTGCACGAAGTCGTCGACGCCGTCGAGGAGCTCGTCCCCGCCGCGAAGGCGTGGATCAAGGCCAACCCCGAAGGCGGCGTCCAGCCCTGGGACGTCAAGGGCTACAAGATCCCCGGCGGCACGCCGTCGAACCCGAGCTTCGCGGCGAACCTGCCGGCGTTCCCGGCGAACCTGCGCAAGCAGATCAAGGGCGCGAACATGCCGGCGCCGCGGGCGATCCTGGCCGCCGCGATCGAGGGCGCGCAGGTCGACTTCGACACCGCGATCCTGATCGAGACGCGCTACTTCATCCACCTCGCCACCGGCCAGGTCTCGAAGAACATGACGAAGGCGTTCTTCTTCGACCTGCAGACCATCAACTCCGGCGGCTCGCGGCCGGACGGCTTCGAGAAGTACACCGCTCGCAAGGTCGGTGTGCTCGGCGCCGGGATGATGGGCGCCGCCATCGCGTACGTGTCGGCGAAGGCCGGCATCGACGTCGTCCTCAAGGACGTCTCGCAGGAGGCGGCCGAGAAGGGCAAGGGCTACGCGGAGAAGCTCGAGCAGAAGGCCCTTTCGCGCGGCAAGACCACGCAGGAGAAGTCGGACGCGCTGCTGGCGAAGATCACGCCGACCGCCGACCCGGCCGACTTCGCGGGCGTCGACTTCGTCATCGAGGCCGTGTTCGAGAGCGTCGAGCTGAAGCACAAGGTGTTCGGCGAGATCGAGAGCGTCGTCAACGCCGACGCGGTGCTGGGCTCCAACACCTCGACGCTGCCGATCACCACCCTCGCCGAGGGCGTGCAGCGGACCGAGGACTTCATCGGGATCCACTTCTTCTCGCCGGTCGACAAGATGCCGCTGGTCGAGATCATCTGCGGCGAGAAGACGTCCCCGGCGACGCTGGCGAAGGTCTTCGACTACACGCTGCAGATCAAGAAGACCCCGATCGTCGTCAACGACAGCCGCGGCTTCTTCACCTCGCGCGTGATCGGCACGTTCATCAACGAGGCCGTCGCCGCGCTGGGCGAGGGTGTCGAGCCGGCGTCGATCGAGCAGGCGGGTTCGCAGGCCGGCTACCCGGCGCCGCCGCTGCAGCTGATGGACGAGCTGACGCTGACCCTCCCGCGCAAGATCCGCAAGGAAACGCGCGAGGCGATCGAGGCCGCGGGTGGCACGTGGAAGGCGCACGCGTCCGAGGCCGTCATCGATCGGATGGTCGAGGAGTTCGACCGCAAGGGCCGTTCGACCGGCGCGGGCTTCTACGAGTACGACTCCGAAGGCAAGCGAGTCGGCCTGTGGCCGGGCCTGCGCGACGCGTTCAAGTCGGGTTCGACGGAGGTGCCGTTCGAGGACCTCAAGGAGCGCATGCTCTTCGCCGAGGCGCTCGAGACGGTGAAGTGCTTCGACGAGGGCGTCTTGACGTCGGTGGCGGACGCGAACATCGGCTCGATCTTCGGTATCGGGTTCCCGGCGTGGACGGGTGGTGTCATCCAGTACATCAACCAGTACGAGGGTGGCCTGCAGGGCTTCGTGGACCGGTCGCGCGAGCTGGCCGCCCGGTACGGCGACCACTTCGAGCCGCCGGCTTCGCTCGTGGAGAAGGCTGCCAAGGGCGAGATCTACGAATAA
- a CDS encoding MFS transporter, translating to MLVSRPGRSGRAIIVVLASCGLVASFMQTLVVPLIPVFPRLLSASAADASWVVTVTLLAASVITPVSGRLGDLYGKRRMILVSLALLIAGSVVSATTSALAFQILGRGLQGCAMGVIPLGISIMRDELPPERVGGAISLMSATLGVGGAIGLPVAAVVAENADWHVLFWMSAALGLFFGLLIVKFVPESPVRTPAPFDYFGAFGLAAGLLCLLLPVVKGATWGWTSVPTLGLAAAAVVILLGWGGYQLRRRAPLVDLRVSARRPVLFTNLASIMVGFSMYAMALSFPQLLQASASTGYGLGQTMVQSGLSLAPNGLVMMLLSPVSARLIARLGPRPTLMSGALVIAVGYLFAIALMDNALELITASVIIGAGVGIAYAAMPALIMGSVPVTETASANGLNSLMRSVGTAISSAVMAAMLAQLTITVGGLSVPSLFGFRATFAVAASAALTGVLLAALVPKTRVAPELVAA from the coding sequence GTGCTGGTGTCCCGTCCCGGACGGTCCGGCCGCGCGATCATCGTGGTACTCGCCTCGTGCGGACTGGTCGCGTCGTTCATGCAGACGCTGGTCGTGCCGCTCATCCCGGTGTTCCCGCGGCTGCTGAGCGCCTCGGCGGCCGACGCGTCCTGGGTGGTCACCGTGACGCTGCTGGCCGCGTCCGTCATCACCCCGGTCAGCGGCCGGCTCGGCGACCTCTACGGCAAGCGGCGGATGATCCTCGTCAGCCTCGCGCTGCTCATCGCCGGCTCGGTCGTGTCCGCGACGACGAGCGCGCTCGCGTTCCAGATCCTCGGGCGCGGGCTGCAGGGCTGCGCGATGGGCGTCATCCCGCTCGGCATCAGCATCATGCGCGACGAGCTCCCGCCCGAACGCGTCGGCGGCGCGATCTCGCTGATGAGCGCGACGCTCGGCGTCGGCGGTGCGATCGGGCTGCCGGTCGCGGCGGTCGTCGCCGAGAACGCGGACTGGCACGTGCTGTTCTGGATGTCCGCCGCGCTCGGGCTGTTCTTCGGGTTGCTGATCGTCAAGTTCGTGCCGGAGTCGCCGGTGCGCACCCCTGCACCGTTCGACTACTTCGGCGCGTTCGGGCTGGCCGCGGGCCTGCTCTGTTTGCTATTGCCGGTCGTGAAGGGCGCCACCTGGGGCTGGACGAGCGTGCCGACCCTGGGGCTCGCCGCGGCGGCCGTCGTCATCCTGCTCGGCTGGGGTGGTTACCAGCTGCGCCGGCGTGCCCCGCTGGTCGACCTGCGGGTGTCCGCCCGCCGTCCGGTGCTGTTCACGAACCTGGCGTCGATCATGGTCGGGTTCTCGATGTACGCGATGGCGTTGTCGTTCCCGCAACTGCTGCAGGCGTCGGCGTCGACCGGATACGGGCTGGGCCAGACGATGGTGCAATCCGGCCTGTCCCTGGCGCCGAACGGCCTGGTGATGATGCTGCTGTCGCCGGTGTCGGCGCGGCTCATCGCCCGGCTGGGCCCGCGTCCGACGCTGATGTCCGGTGCGCTGGTGATCGCCGTCGGCTACCTGTTCGCGATCGCGCTGATGGACAACGCGCTCGAGCTGATCACGGCGTCGGTGATCATCGGCGCGGGTGTCGGAATCGCGTACGCGGCCATGCCGGCGCTGATCATGGGCTCGGTCCCCGTCACCGAAACGGCGTCCGCGAACGGCCTGAACTCCCTGATGCGCTCGGTCGGCACGGCGATTTCGAGCGCAGTGATGGCGGCGATGCTGGCGCAGCTGACGATCACCGTCGGCGGCCTGAGCGTGCCGTCGCTGTTCGGCTTCCGGGCGACGTTCGCCGTGGCCGCGTCCGCCGCGCTGACGGGCGTCCTGCTCGCGGCGCTGGTCCCGAAGACGCGGGTGGCGCCGGAGCTGGTCGCCGCCTAG
- a CDS encoding DUF3761 domain-containing protein, with translation MNKKLGWILAAGLLVAGCGAGTPQVKGPGSVGVLDTPTSTYSTPAYSVPVTTETPVTTTSEAPVVTTEQAVAPAPKTTAAKPKAAPKTTAQAAPKPAECGADYYVNSSGNCVHRPSDNPSGATALCKDGTYSYSQHRSGTCSGHGGVRTWL, from the coding sequence GTGAACAAGAAACTGGGGTGGATCCTGGCCGCGGGCCTGCTGGTCGCGGGCTGTGGTGCCGGTACTCCGCAGGTCAAGGGCCCGGGCAGCGTCGGTGTTCTCGACACCCCGACGTCGACGTATTCGACGCCGGCGTATTCCGTTCCGGTCACGACGGAAACGCCCGTCACCACGACTTCCGAAGCGCCGGTCGTCACGACGGAGCAGGCTGTCGCCCCGGCGCCGAAGACGACCGCCGCCAAGCCCAAGGCGGCGCCGAAAACCACCGCGCAGGCCGCGCCGAAGCCGGCCGAATGCGGCGCGGACTACTACGTGAACTCCAGCGGCAACTGCGTCCACCGGCCCAGCGACAACCCGTCCGGCGCGACGGCGCTCTGCAAGGACGGCACGTACAGCTACAGCCAGCACCGCTCCGGCACCTGCTCCGGCCACGGAGGCGTGCGCACCTGGTTGTGA
- a CDS encoding SAM-dependent methyltransferase yields the protein MSEDEHAKRGIDLERPNAARVYDYMIGGELNYAVDRMFADRILGVLPNARHMALVNRAWLRRAARFAAEQGVRQFLDIGSGMPTVGHVHEVVQAIDPASRVVYVDNEPIAVAHSEIVLEGNENAAMVQADAEYPDEVLEHPTTEAMLDFGKPVMVIMAAFVHFIPDARDPAGLIAAYRDVLAPGSYLALSSGTWEGQGEESQHSVSLYEKSGTPLTLRSPDELRALVKGFEIFPPGVVFTPEWRPDGPLEDPPELSGGLALVARKN from the coding sequence ATGAGCGAGGACGAACACGCGAAGCGCGGCATCGACCTCGAGAGACCGAACGCGGCGCGCGTGTACGACTACATGATCGGCGGCGAGCTGAACTACGCCGTCGACCGGATGTTCGCCGACCGGATCCTCGGCGTGCTGCCGAACGCGCGGCACATGGCGCTGGTCAATCGGGCGTGGCTGCGTCGCGCAGCGCGGTTCGCGGCCGAGCAGGGCGTCCGGCAGTTCCTCGACATCGGCTCCGGGATGCCGACGGTCGGGCACGTCCACGAGGTCGTCCAGGCGATCGATCCGGCGTCGCGGGTGGTGTACGTCGACAACGAGCCGATCGCGGTCGCGCACAGCGAGATCGTGCTGGAGGGCAACGAGAACGCGGCGATGGTCCAGGCTGACGCCGAGTACCCGGACGAAGTGCTGGAGCACCCGACCACCGAGGCGATGCTCGACTTCGGCAAGCCCGTGATGGTGATCATGGCGGCGTTCGTGCACTTCATCCCCGACGCGCGGGATCCAGCCGGCCTGATCGCCGCGTACCGCGACGTCCTCGCGCCCGGCAGTTACCTCGCGCTGTCGTCGGGCACCTGGGAGGGCCAGGGCGAGGAGTCGCAACACTCGGTTTCGTTGTACGAGAAGAGCGGGACGCCCCTGACGCTGCGGTCGCCCGACGAGCTGCGGGCGCTGGTGAAGGGCTTTGAGATCTTTCCGCCGGGCGTGGTGTTCACGCCCGAGTGGCGTCCGGACGGACCGCTCGAAGACCCGCCGGAGCTCTCTGGCGGTCTCGCCCTCGTGGCTCGCAAGAACTAG
- a CDS encoding GH92 family glycosyl hydrolase, producing MRRPVAVALAAVLLASALTTMSAAADLSPADFVDPLIGSAGDGNTYPGATAPFGMLAWSPTSTRGDQTSTGAANGYQYDTTRIRGFSLTHVNGAGCNPGAAGDVPILPFAGDVTSSPSADTTDAVYASNFSHADETATPGRYRLGLANAVTTDVASTERTAIGTLTYPQGKPASLLFRTSNSLNGSEDAETHIDAKNRTITGSVLTGAFCGRRANGGVNNRKSYYRLYFTARFDQPVTGTGTWKDATLQPGGTDQTGGEGYATGKDRAGRGSGGYVTFAPGSAVTMRIAISYVSLEGAEANLRAEQPGKSTVDSIAEKTKRAWNTELNRVQVNGGTANQRIVFTTALYHSLQQPNLVSDVDGQYPGMDRKPHRVERGQDAQYSNFSGWDQYRAQIQLLALLEPRVAGNFAQSLYNYAKQNDGVWDRWVHVNGATHVMTGDPSAATVATFYAMGVRNFDYRGAFDSLYKQATVPRPEGLQDGGCPGQCVGQRPNLAQYLTSHYAPNDVCHCWGGAAETLEDAVADSAIGHFAEQLGRTREAAELHARGAYWRNVFNHETGYTQARTADGSWVTPFDPASDRGFAQGSAAAYTWMVPQDVSGLADAMGGKATAVTRLDGFFHDANGNWQLKGGGPLKYDPTNEPDIHAPWLYDELGQPWKTQETVRQLVNSVYTTGPSGLPGNDDLGTMSAWYVFAALGLYPRTPGSGELLLSSPLFPAAVIRPAGGAPIRITASGSGKYVQSVRQDGRPQRDWKLDASFLRGGSLDFRLSETPTSWGS from the coding sequence ATGCGCCGTCCCGTCGCGGTGGCACTGGCCGCCGTCTTGCTCGCCTCCGCGTTGACAACGATGTCAGCCGCCGCCGACCTCAGTCCCGCCGACTTCGTCGATCCGCTGATCGGCTCAGCCGGGGACGGCAACACCTACCCCGGTGCCACCGCGCCCTTCGGAATGCTCGCCTGGAGTCCCACCAGCACCCGCGGCGACCAGACGTCCACCGGCGCGGCCAACGGCTACCAGTACGACACCACCCGCATCCGCGGCTTCAGCCTGACCCACGTCAACGGCGCCGGCTGCAATCCCGGGGCCGCCGGCGACGTGCCGATCCTGCCCTTCGCCGGCGACGTCACCTCGTCGCCCAGCGCCGACACCACCGACGCCGTCTACGCGAGCAACTTCAGCCACGCCGACGAGACAGCAACGCCGGGACGCTACCGTCTCGGCCTGGCCAACGCCGTCACGACCGATGTCGCGAGCACCGAACGCACCGCGATCGGCACGCTGACCTATCCCCAGGGCAAGCCCGCGAGCCTGCTCTTCCGGACTTCGAACTCCCTCAACGGCAGCGAGGACGCCGAGACGCACATCGACGCGAAGAACCGCACGATCACCGGGTCCGTGCTCACCGGCGCGTTCTGCGGCCGCCGCGCGAACGGCGGCGTCAACAACCGCAAGTCCTACTACCGGCTGTACTTCACCGCGCGGTTCGACCAGCCCGTCACTGGCACCGGGACGTGGAAGGACGCCACGCTGCAGCCCGGCGGTACCGACCAGACCGGCGGCGAGGGCTACGCGACCGGCAAGGACCGCGCCGGACGCGGTTCCGGCGGCTACGTCACCTTCGCGCCCGGCAGCGCGGTCACGATGCGGATCGCGATCTCCTACGTCTCCCTCGAAGGCGCCGAAGCGAACCTCCGAGCCGAGCAGCCCGGCAAGTCCACTGTGGACAGCATTGCCGAGAAGACGAAACGCGCGTGGAACACCGAGCTGAACCGGGTGCAGGTCAACGGCGGCACCGCCAACCAGCGCATCGTCTTCACCACCGCGCTCTACCACAGCCTGCAGCAGCCCAACCTCGTCAGCGACGTCGACGGTCAGTACCCGGGAATGGACCGGAAGCCCCACCGCGTCGAACGCGGACAGGACGCGCAGTACTCGAACTTCTCCGGCTGGGACCAGTACCGCGCGCAGATCCAGCTGCTGGCATTGCTGGAACCGCGCGTCGCCGGAAACTTCGCGCAGTCGCTCTACAACTACGCGAAGCAGAACGACGGCGTCTGGGACCGCTGGGTGCACGTCAACGGCGCGACGCACGTCATGACCGGCGACCCCTCGGCGGCGACGGTCGCGACCTTCTACGCGATGGGCGTCCGCAACTTCGACTACCGCGGCGCCTTCGACTCGCTGTACAAGCAGGCGACAGTCCCGCGGCCGGAAGGCCTGCAGGACGGCGGCTGCCCCGGCCAGTGCGTCGGCCAGCGGCCCAACCTCGCGCAGTACCTGACGTCCCACTACGCGCCCAACGACGTCTGCCACTGCTGGGGCGGCGCCGCCGAGACGCTGGAAGACGCTGTCGCCGACTCGGCAATCGGACATTTCGCAGAACAGCTCGGCCGCACTCGCGAAGCTGCAGAGTTGCACGCCCGGGGTGCGTACTGGCGCAATGTCTTCAACCACGAGACCGGCTACACGCAGGCCCGCACCGCCGATGGCAGCTGGGTGACGCCGTTCGACCCGGCGAGCGACCGCGGCTTCGCCCAAGGCAGCGCGGCCGCCTACACCTGGATGGTCCCGCAGGACGTCTCCGGCCTCGCCGACGCGATGGGCGGCAAGGCGACCGCCGTCACCCGGCTCGACGGCTTCTTCCACGACGCCAACGGAAACTGGCAGCTGAAGGGCGGCGGCCCGCTCAAGTACGACCCGACGAACGAGCCCGACATCCACGCGCCGTGGCTGTACGACGAACTCGGCCAGCCCTGGAAGACGCAGGAAACCGTGCGGCAGCTGGTGAACTCCGTCTACACGACGGGACCGTCCGGGCTGCCCGGCAACGACGACTTGGGCACGATGTCCGCCTGGTACGTCTTCGCCGCGCTCGGCCTCTACCCGCGGACGCCGGGCTCGGGCGAGCTGCTGCTGTCGAGCCCGCTGTTCCCGGCGGCGGTGATCCGGCCGGCGGGCGGCGCGCCGATCCGGATCACCGCGTCGGGCAGCGGGAAGTACGTCCAGAGCGTCCGCCAGGACGGCCGCCCGCAACGCGACTGGAAGCTCGACGCGTCCTTCCTGCGCGGCGGCAGCCTCGACTTCCGATTGTCCGAGACGCCGACCAGCTGGGGGAGCTGA
- a CDS encoding SAM-dependent methyltransferase yields MSEDEYARRGIDLDKPNAARVYDYILGGQLNYAVDRMFADQVLAAQPNARERAQLNRQWLRRAIRFGMDNGIRQFLDIGSGMPTVGHVHEVAHAIDPTARVVYVDNEPVAVAHSEIVLEDNENAAMVHADAEFPDDVLEHETTEMMLDLDQPVMVVMALFVHFIPDERDPARLIAAYRDALAPGSYLAMSSATPEQQSDGTARAVAMYQKSANPVTPRTAEELRTLVDGFELLDPGIVFIPQWRPEDPADVPANPSECGGLALVARKN; encoded by the coding sequence ATGAGTGAAGACGAGTACGCGCGGCGCGGCATCGACCTCGACAAGCCGAACGCCGCGCGCGTGTACGACTACATCCTCGGTGGCCAGCTCAACTACGCCGTGGACCGGATGTTCGCCGACCAGGTGCTCGCCGCCCAGCCGAACGCGCGGGAGCGCGCGCAGCTGAACCGGCAGTGGCTGCGCCGGGCCATCCGGTTCGGGATGGACAACGGCATCCGGCAGTTCCTGGACATCGGCTCCGGCATGCCGACCGTCGGGCACGTTCACGAGGTCGCGCACGCGATCGACCCGACCGCGCGCGTCGTCTACGTCGACAACGAGCCCGTCGCCGTCGCGCACAGCGAGATCGTGCTGGAGGACAACGAGAACGCGGCCATGGTGCACGCCGACGCCGAGTTCCCGGACGACGTCCTCGAGCACGAGACCACCGAGATGATGCTGGACCTCGACCAGCCGGTGATGGTCGTGATGGCGCTGTTCGTGCACTTCATCCCGGACGAGCGCGACCCGGCCCGGCTGATCGCCGCCTACCGCGACGCGCTCGCGCCCGGCAGCTACCTGGCGATGTCGTCGGCGACGCCCGAGCAGCAGAGCGACGGCACCGCCCGCGCGGTCGCGATGTACCAGAAGAGCGCGAACCCGGTGACGCCGCGCACGGCCGAGGAGCTGCGCACGCTCGTGGACGGCTTCGAGCTCCTCGACCCGGGCATCGTCTTCATCCCGCAGTGGCGGCCGGAGGACCCCGCCGACGTTCCGGCGAACCCGTCCGAATGCGGCGGCCTGGCCCTGGTCGCGCGCAAGAACTAG
- a CDS encoding acetolactate synthase large subunit, producing MNGAQSLIRTLVDAGVEVCFANPGTSEMHFVAALDTVPEMRGVLALFEGVVTGAADGYARIAGKPAATLLHLGPGLGNGLANLHNARRANTPIVNVVGDHATYHKQYDAPLESDIEAVAGSLEGWVRRSEHTKDVGADAAAAVAAAQDAPGRVATLILPADASWGEGGETCAPVPPRVPQAVDATTVKDVAAVFGTGESVALLIGGAACREEGLRAASRIGAATGAKVFVETFPSRLERGVGLPTIERLGYLAEQVTYQLDGVKHLIVAGTKAPVSFFAYPGKPSDLVPEGAQVHTLASVGQDVTRALNEVADLVAADTEPVLQQASRPALPSGPLTPQNWVDVIGALLPENAIIADEANTSGLLLPTATAGAPRHDVLTLTGGAIGYGMPVATGAAVAGRDRPVLNLQSDGSALYTISALWTQARENLNVTTVILNNRAYAILRLELQRVGAQGGPKANDLLDLSRPDMDFVKIAEGMGVPATRATTAEELAEQLQRAFAEPGPHLIDAVVPPLL from the coding sequence ATGAACGGCGCCCAGTCCCTGATCCGCACGCTGGTCGACGCCGGCGTCGAGGTGTGCTTCGCGAACCCCGGCACGTCGGAGATGCACTTCGTCGCCGCGCTCGACACCGTGCCCGAGATGCGGGGCGTGCTCGCGCTGTTCGAAGGCGTCGTCACCGGCGCCGCCGACGGGTACGCGCGCATCGCCGGCAAGCCCGCCGCGACGCTGCTGCACCTCGGCCCCGGCCTGGGCAACGGCCTGGCGAACCTGCACAATGCGCGCCGCGCGAACACGCCGATCGTCAACGTCGTCGGCGACCACGCGACCTACCACAAGCAGTACGACGCGCCGCTGGAGTCGGACATCGAGGCCGTCGCGGGCTCGCTGGAAGGCTGGGTGCGCCGCAGCGAGCACACCAAGGACGTCGGAGCGGACGCCGCCGCCGCGGTCGCCGCCGCGCAGGACGCGCCCGGCCGCGTCGCGACGCTGATCCTCCCCGCCGACGCTTCGTGGGGAGAAGGCGGCGAGACGTGCGCGCCGGTCCCGCCGCGCGTTCCGCAGGCCGTCGACGCGACCACCGTCAAGGACGTCGCCGCGGTGTTCGGCACCGGCGAGTCGGTGGCGCTGCTCATCGGTGGCGCCGCGTGCCGCGAGGAAGGTCTACGCGCGGCGAGCCGGATCGGCGCCGCGACTGGCGCGAAGGTTTTCGTCGAGACGTTCCCGTCCCGTCTCGAGCGCGGCGTCGGCCTGCCGACGATCGAGCGGCTCGGGTACCTCGCCGAGCAAGTGACCTATCAGCTCGACGGGGTCAAGCACCTAATCGTCGCGGGCACGAAGGCGCCGGTGTCGTTCTTCGCCTACCCGGGCAAGCCGAGCGACCTGGTGCCGGAAGGCGCCCAGGTGCACACGCTTGCGTCGGTCGGCCAGGACGTCACGCGCGCGCTGAACGAGGTCGCGGACCTGGTCGCCGCGGACACCGAGCCGGTGCTGCAGCAGGCGTCCCGGCCCGCGCTGCCGAGCGGTCCGCTGACCCCGCAGAACTGGGTCGACGTCATCGGTGCGCTGCTCCCGGAGAACGCGATCATCGCCGACGAGGCGAACACGTCCGGCCTGCTGCTGCCGACGGCTACGGCCGGCGCGCCGCGGCACGACGTGCTGACACTCACCGGCGGTGCGATCGGCTACGGCATGCCGGTCGCGACCGGCGCGGCAGTGGCGGGACGGGACCGTCCCGTCCTGAACCTGCAATCGGACGGTAGCGCGCTGTACACGATCTCCGCGCTGTGGACGCAGGCGCGCGAGAACCTGAACGTCACGACCGTCATCCTCAACAACCGCGCGTACGCGATCCTGCGGCTGGAGCTGCAGCGCGTCGGCGCGCAGGGCGGGCCGAAGGCGAACGACCTGCTCGATCTTTCGCGTCCGGATATGGACTTCGTGAAGATCGCGGAGGGCATGGGCGTCCCCGCGACGCGCGCGACGACCGCCGAGGAGCTGGCCGAACAGCTGCAGCGGGCCTTCGCCGAACCGGGTCCACACCTCATCGACGCCGTGGTGCCGCCGCTGCTGTAG
- a CDS encoding SAM-dependent methyltransferase has product MTDEHAKRGIDFDKPNAARVYDYLIGGKLNYAIDRMFAEKILEVRPEAKDLALLNRRWLRRAVRFGAEQGIRQFLDIGSGMPTVGHVHEVVQAIDPESRVVYVDNEPIAVAHSEIVLKDNDHAEMVQADAEVPADVLEHPTTEWLLDFDKPVMVIMAAFIHFVPDARNPAGLIAAYRDALAPGSYLALSSGTFEGQGEEVRRAAEMYQKSGTDVVARSKDELRALVDGFEIVPPGIVFTPEWRPDDPAEVGEHPELASQLALVARKN; this is encoded by the coding sequence ATGACCGACGAACACGCGAAACGCGGGATCGACTTCGACAAGCCGAACGCCGCGCGCGTGTACGACTACCTGATCGGCGGCAAACTCAACTACGCCATCGACCGGATGTTCGCCGAGAAGATCCTGGAAGTCCGCCCGGAGGCCAAGGACCTGGCGCTGCTGAACCGGCGGTGGCTGCGCCGCGCGGTCCGCTTCGGTGCCGAGCAGGGGATCCGCCAGTTCCTGGACATCGGCTCGGGCATGCCGACCGTCGGGCACGTGCACGAGGTCGTCCAGGCGATCGACCCGGAGTCGCGGGTGGTGTACGTCGACAACGAGCCGATCGCCGTCGCACACAGCGAGATCGTGCTGAAGGACAACGACCACGCGGAGATGGTGCAGGCCGACGCCGAGGTTCCGGCGGACGTCCTGGAGCACCCGACGACCGAGTGGCTGCTGGACTTCGACAAGCCGGTGATGGTGATCATGGCGGCGTTCATCCACTTCGTCCCGGACGCGCGGAACCCCGCCGGCCTGATCGCCGCCTACCGCGACGCGCTCGCGCCGGGCAGCTACCTGGCCCTTTCGTCGGGCACGTTCGAGGGCCAGGGCGAAGAGGTCCGGCGCGCGGCGGAGATGTACCAGAAGAGCGGCACGGACGTGGTGGCCCGCTCGAAGGACGAGCTGCGGGCACTGGTGGACGGCTTCGAGATCGTGCCGCCGGGAATCGTGTTCACGCCCGAGTGGCGGCCGGACGACCCCGCGGAGGTCGGTGAGCACCCGGAGCTGGCGAGCCAGCTCGCCCTGGTGGCGCGGAAGAACTGA